A portion of the Pseudomonas protegens CHA0 genome contains these proteins:
- a CDS encoding response regulator transcription factor yields the protein MSEEIQVEGEELPHLLLVDDDATFTRVMARAMSRRGFRVSTAGSAEEGLVIAQQDLPDYAALDLKMDGDSGLVLLPKLLELDPEMRVLILTGYSSIATAVEAIKRGACNYLCKPADADDVLAALLSEHADLDTLVPENPMSVDRLQWEHIQRVLTEHEGNISATARALGMHRRTLQRKLQKRPVRR from the coding sequence ATGAGTGAAGAGATCCAAGTCGAAGGCGAGGAACTGCCGCACCTGTTGCTGGTGGATGATGACGCCACCTTTACCCGCGTGATGGCCCGTGCCATGAGCCGCCGCGGTTTTCGCGTGAGCACCGCCGGTTCCGCCGAGGAGGGCCTGGTCATTGCCCAGCAGGACCTGCCGGACTACGCCGCGCTGGACTTGAAGATGGATGGCGACTCCGGGCTGGTGCTGTTGCCCAAGCTGCTGGAGCTGGACCCGGAGATGCGGGTACTGATTCTCACCGGCTATTCGAGCATCGCCACCGCGGTGGAAGCGATCAAGCGTGGCGCCTGCAACTACCTGTGCAAGCCGGCGGATGCCGACGATGTACTGGCCGCGCTGCTCTCCGAACACGCCGATCTCGACACCCTGGTGCCGGAAAACCCGATGTCGGTGGACCGCTTGCAGTGGGAACACATTCAGCGCGTGTTGACCGAACACGAAGGCAACATCTCCGCCACTGCCCGGGCCCTGGGCATGCACCGCCGTACCTTGCAGCGCAAATTGCAGAAGCGTCCCGTGCGTCGCTGA